CGTTCTTGGAGGTGCAGCCGTTGGTCTGGAGCCACTTGTCGCGGAGCTGACGGCccatggagatggggaggacgTTGTCGGCGGCGCCGTGCATACCGAGGTAGGCGACGGGGGAGTTGCCGCCGCTGCAGCCCGAGAGTTGGGCGCCGGCAATGACGGCTACGGCCTTGAAGACGTCTGGTGAGGTATCAAGTTAGCAAGACGAATTTTGGGTTATGGCTTCGTCATGGAGGCGAGGATACGTACCAGGACGAGAGCAGGCAGCGCTATGACTCATGGCACCGCCGTAACTCCAGCCGGTAGCAAAGAACTCGCCCTCGTTAACGCAGAGGTCGTTCTTGAGCATAGTAACAATCTGGTCGGTGAAGGTGATATCCTCGCCACCGTTGTTGGCCCAACCGGCGTTCAAGCCGTTGGGGGCAACAAAGATGGTGCTGTCACCGGCCAACTGACGAAGACCGTAGAAGCCACCGCTGGCAACATCGTTCATGGAGCCATCACGCCAGTGGTATCCAATGACGACACGGTGCTGCTTGTTGCGGTCGTAGTTGTTGGGCAGCTGGAGGATGTACTGTCTCTGCCTGCCATTGACGGTCATGGACTTGGTGCCCGAAGACGGGGGCGCCTTGCCGCAGCCGGAGGACTGGGCCTCAACCGCCTGggtggcggtgaggagggcgagagCGAGGGTGCCGATGGTGATCATGTTGACTGATGCGAACGGGGTTGGTTTGCCAGAGAAGAGAACTCGTCAGAACCAGACATGCTGATGGTCCGGAGGGCGACTGTCTCCTCCTTTTatctcttccctcccctttccctctgtCATACCATGGCCTTTTCGCTTGAACTGAATCTCCGAACGGAGCATTGCGGCTCGTTTGCCGTGATGGATTAGGCAAAGATATCAAGGTCAAGGTAGTGCCAAGCCGGAGCTTGCCAACGTCAGGCCAGGGCAAGGTAGTCGTTGCAACGCCAATGTTACGTTGGTAATGTGGGGTGCATAGAAGCGCGTGTAAGAATTGCTCACGAAGCGCTCCAATCGGTTCAATCTTTGGTGTTTTCTCGACGGATGTTCGCCGAGATGCTGAAACATTCGCGGCTACCGGGCTTACCGACTACAAGAGTGGGCTTGTAAGGTGCAGCAACAACGCTTAGTGCTTCGGCATTGAGATATCGAGTAGCGGATGATCAAATGTTTTCCCTTGCCCCGAGGCCCCATTTAAGCTGGCGTTTAACATCATGCAGTGGACTATTACAGCTCAAGTTGGGAATGGGGGCTGATAGTTTCATAGGCCTACCGAACTTGAGTTAGCTGAGTCCCGAAACCACGTCATAGAAAGATTTGGAAATGCTTCGAACCCGGCAACTGGTGAGACACACCTGTCTTTAGACCAGCATAGCAAAATGACACTCTCATTGCAGGATCTATTCAATCTCGACTAATGGTAAATAGCTATTTGACAAGAGCGTTAGTTTCCGGACCCTGCACTTTTTTTCAATGTACCTTGTAGGGCTAAATCCACTATATATAACCCTAACTCCCGCTTAAAAATATCGAATTGCTTTATTGAATTATACTGTAATATAGCTATTTGCCGTTATACCTATTACTTACCCTTACTTTAACTACCTTTACTTTAACTACCTTTACTTTAACTACCCTTACTTTAACTACCCTTACTTTAACTACCCTTACTTTAACTACCCTTACTTTAACTACCCTTACTTTAACTACCCTTACTTTAACTACCCTTACTTTAACTACTCTTACTTTAACTACCCTTACTTTAACTACCCTCACTTTAACGACTTTTACTTTAATTACCTTTACTTTAACTATTACAATTTATTACGATATTATTTCAAGCTGCCCTAAAAAGCATTACTTACTATTACTTTAAGTTAGTTTGATAGCCGTAAGTTAGCTTGACGGCAGTAAGTTGGTTTGACGGTAGTAAGGTGTACCGTTGAACTGTAGCGACGGTAATAGTTGGAAGCAAAAGTCGAAAAATACCATACAAATTACGAGGTTTCAGTCCATGATACATCCTAGGGGCCCCACAGGGTGCGTTGAGAAAAAGTGCAGGGTCCGGAAACTAACGCTCTTTGACAAATCTTGCAGAACATCACCATTTCGCGTGCGGCCGTGTGA
This window of the Podospora pseudoanserina strain CBS 124.78 chromosome 3, whole genome shotgun sequence genome carries:
- a CDS encoding hypothetical protein (EggNog:ENOG503NYZ8; COG:O; antiSMASH:Cluster_2; CAZy:CE1) encodes the protein MITIGTLALALLTATQAVEAQSSGCGKAPPSSGTKSMTVNGRQRQYILQLPNNYDRNKQHRVVIGYHWRDGSMNDVASGGFYGLRQLAGDSTIFVAPNGLNAGWANNGGEDITFTDQIVTMLKNDLCVNEGEFFATGWSYGGAMSHSAACSRPDVFKAVAVIAGAQLSGCSGGNSPVAYLGMHGAADNVLPISMGRQLRDKWLQTNGCTSKNAPEPSSGQQNHIKTEYSCTRAAVTWIANGGGHVPDPSGSNGVKFAPGETWSFFNAAVGGGGGNPNPQPQPTTAPTNPQPTQPTNPGNPGGNCAPRWAQCGGQGWNGPTCCESGSTCRASNQWYSQCL